A region of the Mesoterricola sediminis genome:
CTTGACGCCCATGACCGACTTGCCGATGTCGTGCATCAGGCCGCCCAGGAAGGCCTCCTCCACCCGGGGGCTGCGGAAGGCCCGCGCGTAGGCGCGGCCCGCGAGGGCCGTCACCAGGGCGTGCTCCCAGAGCACGCGTTCCTGGAGCCCGGTGCCGCCGCGGCTGTAGAGGTTCTTGGCGCTGGAGGCGATGACGACGCTCTTGATGGTGGAGAAGCCCAGGGTCATGATCGCCTGGGTCAGGGTCTTGACCTCGCGCACCATGCCGAACATGGCCGAGTTGGCGATCTTGAGGATCTGGCTCGTGAGGGCCTGGTCCGTGGAGATGATCCGCCGGAGGTCGTCGGTGGTCGAGTCGGGGTCCGCCGCCAGCCGCAGGACCTGGGCGGCCACCTGCGGCAGGGGCGGGAGGTCGCCGAGGTTGGTGATGAGTTCCTGGGGTGTGATCGGCATCTTGCGGTCCCTCCCTGCTCAACGTTTGCGGTAGCCCATGGCCTTGCTGAAGTGCAAGAGCTCGAAGCCGACATTGAAGGAATGGATCGACTCGCTGTGCCCGACCAGGAGGAAGGCCTTCGGCTGGAGGGACTCGTGGAAGCCCTTGATGACCTTTATCTTGACCGCCTCGTCGAAATAGATGAGCACATTCCGGCAAAAGATCACGTCGAAACTGCCCAGCATCCGGTAGCCGGGGTAGTCCACCAGGTTGAAGTTGCGGAAGGAGACCATCTGCTGGAGCTCCGGCCGGACCTTGAACGCGTCGGGCCCCTGCTGGATGAAGTGGCCCTTGACCTGGGCGGGCGTCAGGTTCCGGAGGGTGTAGCTCCCGTAGACGCCCTCGCGGGCCAGGGCCAGGACGCGCTCGCTGATGTCGGTGGCGACGATCTCGGCCTGCATGCCGCGCATGAGGCCGTCCCGGGCCTCGGCGCAGATCATGGCCAGCGTGTAGGGCTCCTCCCCGCTGGAGCAGGCCGCGGACCAGATGCGGAGCCGGCTGGAGCCGCGGGCCTTCGCGAGGGCCACCGCCTCGTGCAGGATGTTCTTCTGGAAGGCCTCGATCTGGGGCGGGTTCCGCCAGAAGCTGGTCTCGTTCGTCGTGATCTCGTTGAAGAGCTGGGTGAGCTCGTCCTTCCCGCCGAGGCCCTGCAGATGGGCCAGGTACTCCCGGTAGGAGGAGAGGTTGAGGTCCTGGATGCGCCGGTTCAGGCGGTTCTCCAGGAAGTACTGCTTGGACTCGTTGAAGAAGATGCCGGTGCGCCCGTAGATGAAGTCCCTCACGGCCAGGAAGTCCTGGAGGCTCATCTGGGTGTTGGCGGGGAGGGCGGTCATCTCGTTCCAGGGTCCTTGGGATCGGAATCGGCCTGCGGGCCGTCAATCATTAATCGGTACACGCGCCTGGCTGTCCAGGCCTTCCAGGATGACCACCGCGATGGCCGTCCCCCCGTCATGGGTGACGCTCCCGTGAATCCTCTGGATCCCCCGCGCCTGGATCATCACCGCCAATTCTCCCTCAGCCCACAGCTTCCCGTCCAGATAACGAAGCTGCTTCCAGGACCATCCGTCCAGCCCGACCCCCAGGGCCTTCCCGAAGGCCTCCCGGAGGGCCCAGCGGCCCGCGGCCCGTTCCGGGAGCCGCATCCGGTTGCCCCGCAGGAGGTAGTCCGCCTCCTCGGAGGCCAGGACCCGCCGGAGGGCCTTTTCCCCGAACCGCTCCAGCAGATGCTGCCAGCGAGCTGCCGGGCAGACGTCTGTCCCCAGCCCCAGGATCATGGCGCCTCCCCCAGCTCCTTGATGAACCATTTGTCACACCCGTGGTGGCCCGTGGCGCCCAGGGGGGCGCAGATGGGCCGGAACCCCGTCCGCAGGTAGAGGCGCTGGGCGCCCTCCATGCCGGTGAGGGTCTCCAGGTAGCAGGCCCGGTAGCCCAGCTCCCGGGCCCGGGCCAGGCAGGTGCGCATCATGACCTCTCCCAGCCCCCGGCCCCGGGCGCGGGGCAGGAAGTACATCTTCCGCAGTTCGCAGGTCCCTTCCACGCCGTCGAGGGGGGCCACGCCGCCTCCGCCGATCACCTCGCCCTCCTCCTCCACGACGAAGTAGGCCGCGCCGGGGCGCTGGTAGGCCTCCCACATGTGGTCGACCTCCGGATCGTGGAGTGCGAAGCCCGGGCCGTCCGCGCCGAACTCCGGCATCACCGCGCGGATGATGGCCGCCACCGAAGGCTCGTCGGCGGGTGTGACTGGGCGCACAACTGGGTCGGAATTCACGGTATCACCTGCGTCACATCATGCCCTGGATGCCTCCACTT
Encoded here:
- a CDS encoding HDOD domain-containing protein — encoded protein: MPITPQELITNLGDLPPLPQVAAQVLRLAADPDSTTDDLRRIISTDQALTSQILKIANSAMFGMVREVKTLTQAIMTLGFSTIKSVVIASSAKNLYSRGGTGLQERVLWEHALVTALAGRAYARAFRSPRVEEAFLGGLMHDIGKSVMGVKYPDRYGALVRAIYNGEADGLEAELETFGFDHTMVGEALLQAWNLPASMVHAVRWHHDPAHAPADDQALTAFVSLGNQMALDRKVGLGRPESLAACTQQACAVLGITPEVLESTQLQVVEALENDKTLIRDF
- a CDS encoding CheR family methyltransferase; protein product: MTALPANTQMSLQDFLAVRDFIYGRTGIFFNESKQYFLENRLNRRIQDLNLSSYREYLAHLQGLGGKDELTQLFNEITTNETSFWRNPPQIEAFQKNILHEAVALAKARGSSRLRIWSAACSSGEEPYTLAMICAEARDGLMRGMQAEIVATDISERVLALAREGVYGSYTLRNLTPAQVKGHFIQQGPDAFKVRPELQQMVSFRNFNLVDYPGYRMLGSFDVIFCRNVLIYFDEAVKIKVIKGFHESLQPKAFLLVGHSESIHSFNVGFELLHFSKAMGYRKR
- a CDS encoding holo-ACP synthase, which gives rise to MILGLGTDVCPAARWQHLLERFGEKALRRVLASEEADYLLRGNRMRLPERAAGRWALREAFGKALGVGLDGWSWKQLRYLDGKLWAEGELAVMIQARGIQRIHGSVTHDGGTAIAVVILEGLDSQARVPIND
- a CDS encoding GNAT family N-acetyltransferase, which translates into the protein MNSDPVVRPVTPADEPSVAAIIRAVMPEFGADGPGFALHDPEVDHMWEAYQRPGAAYFVVEEEGEVIGGGGVAPLDGVEGTCELRKMYFLPRARGRGLGEVMMRTCLARARELGYRACYLETLTGMEGAQRLYLRTGFRPICAPLGATGHHGCDKWFIKELGEAP